A genomic segment from uncultured Marinifilum sp. encodes:
- a CDS encoding IS66 family transposase, which produces MSLKLENKSKDELLELIQKQNLLIQENEQTITSQQNYIKQLQRIAFGSKSERFAKGSVDENQLSLSFEELAQKDKDIKDETVKEKISYTRKKASNHKGRNKLPEHLPVREIIINPEENINGLKKIGEERTEILEYTPGKFFKLVLIRPKYEKENQEGVLIADMPSRPIEKCLAGNALLSSILINKYVDHLPLYRQRQIFKRADIDIAPSTIDSWVQQLGDLLNPLYEAMVNTVKNDGYLQADETPTRVLDKQKKGKTHRGFYWVYHSPLKRMVVFDYQKRRNKDAPRKILNEFAGYLQTDGYKVYDQYKNKKEVTHLACWAHARRYFEKALDQDQTRAEFAMLQIQKIYAIEREISDLSADQKKAVRLEKSLPVLNNFGKWICNESKLVLPKSPIGKAFLYAINLWDSLLAYLYNGELLIDNNPIENSIRPNALGRKNYLFAGSHEGAKRTAMFYTFFGTCKMHNVDPQKWLNSVLEQIADHKVNKLYELFPQNLM; this is translated from the coding sequence ATGAGTTTAAAGCTGGAAAATAAGAGCAAAGATGAACTTTTGGAGTTAATTCAAAAGCAAAATTTGTTGATTCAGGAAAATGAACAGACCATTACCAGCCAACAAAACTATATCAAACAATTACAGCGCATTGCATTTGGTAGTAAAAGTGAACGTTTTGCAAAAGGTTCTGTTGACGAAAATCAATTAAGCCTATCTTTCGAAGAACTTGCCCAAAAAGATAAGGATATAAAGGATGAAACCGTAAAGGAAAAGATCAGTTATACCCGTAAAAAAGCCAGCAATCATAAAGGAAGAAACAAACTGCCGGAACATTTGCCTGTGCGTGAAATCATCATTAATCCGGAAGAAAATATAAATGGCTTAAAGAAAATTGGCGAGGAAAGAACCGAGATTTTAGAATATACACCAGGTAAATTTTTCAAGTTGGTTTTAATTCGTCCAAAATACGAAAAAGAAAATCAGGAAGGTGTCTTAATTGCTGATATGCCCTCACGTCCCATTGAAAAATGTTTGGCCGGAAATGCCCTTTTATCTTCTATTTTGATTAATAAATATGTGGATCATTTGCCATTGTATCGTCAACGCCAGATTTTCAAACGAGCCGATATCGATATTGCTCCATCGACCATCGATTCATGGGTACAGCAGTTGGGTGATCTGTTAAATCCGCTGTATGAAGCCATGGTGAATACTGTTAAAAATGATGGCTACCTGCAGGCTGATGAAACGCCAACCCGGGTTTTAGATAAGCAGAAAAAAGGCAAAACCCATCGTGGATTTTATTGGGTTTATCATTCGCCGCTAAAACGGATGGTTGTTTTCGATTATCAAAAGAGGCGAAATAAGGATGCTCCCCGAAAAATATTGAATGAATTTGCCGGATATTTGCAAACCGACGGATATAAAGTTTACGATCAGTATAAAAATAAAAAAGAAGTTACCCATTTGGCCTGTTGGGCTCATGCCCGCCGATATTTTGAAAAAGCACTGGATCAAGATCAAACCAGAGCCGAATTTGCAATGCTCCAAATTCAAAAGATATATGCCATTGAAAGAGAAATATCAGATTTATCTGCTGATCAGAAAAAAGCTGTTCGCCTGGAAAAATCGCTTCCGGTTTTGAATAATTTTGGAAAATGGATTTGTAATGAAAGCAAGTTGGTACTTCCCAAAAGTCCCATTGGAAAGGCATTTTTATATGCCATTAATTTATGGGATAGTCTGCTGGCATATCTATATAACGGAGAATTGTTGATCGATAACAATCCTATTGAAAACAGTATTCGTCCCAATGCACTTGGTCGCAAAAATTACCTGTTTGCAGGATCGCATGAAGGTGCAAAAAGAACAGCTATGTTCTATACATTCTTTGGAACCTGTAAAATGCACAATGTAGATCCTCAAAAATGGCTCAATTCAGTACTTGAACAAATTGCAGATCATAAAGTGAATAAATTGTATGAGCTATTTCCTCAGAATTTAATGTAG
- the tnpB gene encoding IS66 family insertion sequence element accessory protein TnpB (TnpB, as the term is used for proteins encoded by IS66 family insertion elements, is considered an accessory protein, since TnpC, encoded by a neighboring gene, is a DDE family transposase.) yields the protein MIAISTNTKIFVYSQPCDMRKGFDGLSGLVQNRMQLDPMNGYLFVFFNKNRTHVKILFWDKDGFCIYYKRLEKGTFKRPTTRIDTPNFELTNEELFMILRGIDFEKCKKRRRYLSTNFVD from the coding sequence ATGATTGCAATTTCAACCAACACAAAAATATTTGTCTACAGTCAGCCTTGTGATATGCGCAAGGGCTTCGATGGCTTATCGGGTCTGGTACAAAACAGGATGCAATTGGATCCTATGAATGGATACCTTTTTGTGTTTTTCAATAAAAACAGGACTCATGTAAAGATATTATTCTGGGATAAAGATGGATTTTGTATTTATTACAAGCGTTTGGAAAAAGGCACTTTTAAGCGACCAACAACACGAATTGATACTCCTAATTTTGAGTTAACTAATGAAGAATTATTCATGATTTTACGAGGAATTGATTTTGAAAAATGCAAGAAGCGTAGAAGATATTTATCTACAAATTTTGTTGATTAA